In Thunnus thynnus chromosome 20, fThuThy2.1, whole genome shotgun sequence, a single window of DNA contains:
- the dlx4b gene encoding homeobox protein Dlx4b translates to MMSVGFMPDSLNASDPSKSAFLEFGHGHPAHQQHSPGLSHIYPVHGLHAAGHSQHESPFPASASYGRSLGYAYPGAMNTHPQSAYMTYQHNNHSNSSSLAHSRLEQTDRDKSTIIDSRDIRLNGKVKKIRKPRTIYSSLQLQALHQRFQQTQYLALPERADLAAKLGLTQTQVKIWFQNKRSKYKKIMKHSSGSEGEHLHSTNSISPCSPGLPQLWEVSMANKGAPMHPNNYMNSFGHWYPNHHPHQDAMPRHQMM, encoded by the exons ATGATGTCTGTGGGTTTCATGCCTGACAGTTTGAATGCCTCAGATCCCTCCAAATCGGCATTTTTAGAGTTTGGCCACGGACATCCGGCACATCAGCAGCACTCCCCCGGACTCTCTCACATTTACCCCGTCCATGGCTTGCATGCTGCTGGGCATTCCCAGCACGAAAGTCCTTTTCCTGCCAGCGCGTCCTATGGCCGATCTTTGGGCTACGCCTACCCCGGCGCGATGAACACTCATCCCCAGTCTGCCTACATGACCTACCAGCACAACAatcacagcaacagcagcagtctgGCCCACAGCAGATTAGAACAGACAG ATCGCGACAAGTCCACGATCATTGACAGCAGAGATATTCGTCTAAATGGCAAGGTGAAGAAAATCCGGAAGCCTCGGACCATCTACTCTAGCCTGCAGCTGCAGGCTCTGCACCAGCGCTTCCAGCAGACCCAGTATCTGGCCTTACCGGAGCGCGCCGACCTGGCGGCAAAACTGGGGCTCACCCAGACTCAG gtGAAAATATGGTTTCAGAATAAGCGGTCCAAGTATAAAAAGATCATGAAGCATTCCAGCGGATCAGAGGGGGAACATCTCCACAGCACCAACTCCATCTCTCCCTGCTCGCCCGGGTTGCCTCAGCTTTGGGAGGTCTCCATGGCGAACAAAGGAGCACCAATGCACCCAAACAATTACATGAACAGTTTTGGTCACTGGTATCCAAACCACCATCCGCATCAGGACGCGATGCCCAGGCATCAGATGATGTGA